One window from the genome of Kluyveromyces marxianus DMKU3-1042 DNA, complete genome, chromosome 3 encodes:
- the SLU7 gene encoding mRNA splicing protein SLU7 produces MRRNGRGNGRGGRNGNGNGGQNEHIPSFIRNRPWYVGQQQQGNAEAGGSGSGEEDYLAHHRLGSTKQQQPGKSTGIQDAFSYVRRSGGGPRCENCGGHGHLKRDCLERPKKRGASGTSGTSGQGEGEGEASVVRVRDESVIEADYDAKRDRWYGYVPDIDELERKHAAARNSKQQQQQQRTMDEIQRHEMERLKLVPEDLGFDAILPLDAEKYNPVRSRDDRAAYLQDMNAEETLYDPKSRIYKSKEDGTIDPKSNMFRRHLTGDALQVGVINERVRQEALKSGVKDFEVNKEKLNHVFAANPTKYELLMRSETGSESSSKGSAGSESKNSTDQAQDEQDQQQQQQQLPKRRRVEHASLPSNSQMKDLYDKYM; encoded by the coding sequence aTGCGAAGAAACGGGCGTGGAAACGGGCGTGGAGGTCGGAATGGGAATGGGAATGGTGGTCAGAATGAGCACATACCGAGTTTCATCAGGAATAGACCGTGGTATGTAgggcagcagcagcaaggGAATGCCGAGGCTGGGGGGTCTGGTAGCGGCGAGGAGGATTACTTGGCACACCATCGGCTTGGGTCGACgaaacagcagcagcctgGCAAGAGTACGGGGATTCAGGATGCGTTTTCGTATGTTCGGAGAAGCGGCGGGGGACCGAGGTGCGAGAACTGCGGTGGGCATGGACACTTGAAGCGCGACTGTTTGGAACGGCCCAAGAAGCGTGGGGCCAGTGGGACCAGTGGGACCAGTGGCCAAGGCGAAGGCGAAGGCGAAGCCAGTGTCGTGCGTGTGCGTGACGAGAGCGTCATCGAGGCCGACTACGATGCGAAGAGGGATCGCTGGTACGGATATGTCCCGGACATCGACGAGCTCGAGCGGAAACATGCAGCAGCAAGGAACTCcaagcagcagcagcagcagcaaaggACCATGGACGAGATCCAGCGGCACGAAATGGAGCGGTTGAAATTGGTCCCGGAAGACCTCGGATTCGACGCTATCTTGCCCTTGGACGCGGAGAAATACAACCCGGTTCGCTCAAGAGACGACAGAGCAGCCTACCTACAGGACATGAATGCAGAGGAAACGCTCTACGACCCGAAATCCAGAATATACAAATCTAAAGAAGACGGTACGATAGACCCGAAATCGAACATGTTCAGACGTCATTTGACAGGCGACGCTTTGCAAGTAGGTGTTATCAACGAAAGGGTACGACAAGAAGCCCTGAAATCCGGTGTCAAGGATTTCGAAGTCAACAAGGAGAAGTTAAACCACGTATTCGCGGCAAACCCGACAAAGTACGAGCTACTCATGCGTTCTGAAACGGGGTCTGAGTCGAGCTCGAAAGGATCTGCAGGTTCGGAGTCTAAAAATTCCACAGATCAGGCCCAGGATGAACAAgatcagcagcagcagcaacaacaactaccGAAAAGACGCAGGGTGGAACACGCATCGTTACCCTCGAATTCCCAGATGAAGGATTTGTATGACAAGTATATGTag
- the PUS6 gene encoding pseudouridine synthase PUS6: MVICEEEMSVYIQNGLRKIAPYYNARSSFVKGRWFGKSLTQVFIDEFSQSQEEAEAKIAEGSIKLLREGKPLNGNPVIKNKDILVTYQHNHEPPVKYWGPPITDEKHVVGIPVVHQNEELLVINKPSGIPVHPTAYFYKNTLTELLRDHLGYPVHPCYRLDKITSGLLILAKNPLEANRVQSKIRDRDMKKYYLARVNGRFPDTAVDKSPIYTCDLRIRSEPFSQLKDAHTEFELMKYDAKKDESIVLCKPFTGRTHQIRIHLARLGHPIVNDPFYNLKNSTYPLRSRFIIETPDWTQLTTERIEKLRKRFEMELDDVWDDLNEDQPRCEKCNEEMPKDPTPESLELYLHAWKYHGLDIEFETELPSWAAVDE, from the coding sequence ATGGTCATTTGCGAGGAAGAAATGTCAGTATACATTCAAAATGGACTAAGAAAAATTGCTCCATATTATAACGCAAGATCATCATTCGTCAAAGGAAGATGGTTCGGAAAATCATTAACCCAGGTGTTCATCGACGAGTTCTCCCAATCGCAAGAAGAAGCCGAAGCAAAAATTGCCGAGGGATCCATCAAACTTCTGAGAGAGGGCAAGCCGCTAAATGGAAATCCTGTCATCAAGAATAAAGATATCTTGGTCACATACCAACACAACCATGAGCCTCCCGTGAAATACTGGGGACCACCTATTACGGACGAAAAACACGTAGTCGGAATTCCTGTGGTTCATCAAAATGAAGAGCTTTTGGTCATCAACAAACCAAGTGGAATTCCTGTTCATCCAACTGCTTATTTTTACAAAAACACCCTAACGGAATTATTAAGAGATCATTTGGGTTATCCAGTACATCCATGCTATCGTTTAGACAAGATCACCTCTGGTTTGCTAATTCTCGCAAAAAATCCTTTGGAAGCCAACAGGGTGCAGTCCAAAATCAGAGATCGCGAtatgaaaaaatattactTAGCTAGAGTGAATGGAAGGTTCCCAGATACAGCAGTCGATAAGTCACCAATATACACATGTGATTTGAGAATACGTTCAGAACCTTTTTCCCAGCTGAAAGATGCACACACAGAGTTTGAATTGATGAAGTACGATGCTAAGAAGGACGAATCTATTGTCCTGTGTAAGCCATTCACCGGCAGAACCCATCAAATCAGAATCCATTTGGCAAGATTGGGCCACCCTATTGTGAATGATCCTTTCtacaatttgaaaaattcgaCATATCCTTTGAGATCAAGATTCATTATTGAAACCCCAGATTGGACCCAACTGACAACggaaagaattgaaaaattgagGAAACGTTTTGAAATGGAACTTGATGATGTTTGGGATGATTTGAATGAAGACCAACCAAGATGCGAAAAGTGTAATGAAGAAATGCCAAAAGATCCTACCCCGGAATCACTAGAGCTTTATCTACATGCATGGAAATATCATGGTTTAGACATTGAATTCGAAACAGAGCTACCATCTTGGGCTGCCGTCGACGAGTAA
- the BBC1 gene encoding Bbc1p, with amino-acid sequence MSVPFKVEALFPYTSDFEDDLPFPKGQIITVLEIEDEEWYFGEFQDENGTTKQGIFPKGFVSAPLSDEKDEKISKPSSEVEESPLVEKEENKENEAEEQTGTESKSAVQDDTEAMAKVETESDSIPKSDFEPVTKSESPVKVPVPHIDTSSDHSTPVPSHKSPVTHDNVRKLAGNLSSLDDSSAPHLRERHTFANSEDLVKEAKSESKMSLQQRILLLQEQQKLQQEHAETMHKNKKHAAAAAAAAATSTSSEENGPADDAVSVKTGATGAEDKEVKSPDGETGSLVSKSDSLINVGNDDDKSTHQPAHDDSHGDNDEDEADEGQGQDDNEDETSNSEDEEEQRRAALRERMARLASASRYGMPNTYFNPFGMPMPSNDSSKTKKKSKKVEEEQGTPKNEEPVPAPIPVIPFADPSKLPMFKNKTEEPTDTSNAELTAGNEADIESESNFVDAEEETQPIRAPAKHEEEQVYVHESKIDESATSLGYESEGDETTVKAEKIEEEEQLPAVPERGPGRSVKRTSVHENVEAPGSPNQKLPPPGPPIPSVPILPSAASAPHVPHVPHVPSAPTVPTTRSGPPDSKVPPLPTAPPVPPVPSNEPAAPPIPSRSSISAPSEKPHAPAPPIPPAAAPVPPLPPKAAEHVPNVAKAQDIPLAASKPHAPVPPIPHHFAPPPPPPSSSQAPRPNILATSMTGESNKSSSTVSSPAIPSSAVPPLPNMGQPIRRSTTQKFESGTVPELEFSKHSSWWLTKTVQPDTVTPSKAKYIWESQDHIVKRRNNKTLIVRDFQFLFEDYSQVQAYVVYDPKRPLETATFHQEYVPSPSHISGSDLLINTIYESSIKLIGKTCHSFIPQVLGPIEELVPPIAHRTYGITVFEQSHGSPVDQASLEKLVPGLIIVARNAEFSFQDGLTYSLGIEAPFVGILKSVDPQAQSVEVIEELGGECRTSVYPLNNLVKGKLKVATPVHRKDIGW; translated from the coding sequence ATGTCTGTGCCCTTTAAGGTTGAGGCTTTATTCCCTTATACCTCTGATTTTGAGGACGATTTACCGTTTCCGAAAGGTCAAATCATTACAGTGCTTGAAATAGAAGACGAGGAATGGTACTTTGGCGAATTTCAAGACGAAAATGGAACTACTAAACAAGGTATTTTTCCTAAAGGTTTTGTGAGTGCTCCATTGAGCGATGAGAAGGATGAGAAAATATCCAAACCTTCTtctgaagttgaagaatcaCCATTGGTGGAGAAGGAGGAAAACAAGGAGAATGAGGCTGAGGAACAGACTGGAACTGAATCTAAGAGTGCTGTTCAGGATGATACCGAGGCAATGGCTAAGGTTGAAACCGAATCAGATTCTATTCCAAAGTCCGACTTTGAACCCGTTACTAAATCCGAATCTCCTGTGAAAGTTCCGGTGCCCCACATTGACACTTCCTCTGACCATTCAACACCGGTCCCCTCGCATAAATCCCCGGTGACGCACGATAATGTTAGAAAACTGGCTGGTAATCTGTCGTCTTTGGATGACTCCTCAGCTCCCCATCTTAGAGAAAGACATACATTCGCCAATAGCGAAGATTTGGTGAAGGAAGCGAAATCAGAATCTAAGATGTCACTACAACAAAGAATCTTATtactacaagaacaacaaaaattgCAACAAGAGCATGCTGAGACGATGcacaaaaataaaaaacacgcagcagcagcggcagcgGCGGCAGCAACCTCAACATCCTCAGAGGAAAATGGGCCTGCAGATGATGCTGTTTCTGTAAAAACCGGTGCAACTGGTGCTGAAGATAAAGAAGTGAAGTCCCCCGATGGAGAAACTGGATCACTTGTTTCTAAATCAGACTCTCTAATCAATGTTggtaatgatgatgataaaagTACACACCAGCCTGCACATGATGATAGTCACGGAGAtaacgatgaagatgaagctgATGAAGGTCAAGGTCAAGATGACAATGAAGACGAAACTTCCAATAgtgaagacgaagaagaacaaagacGTGCAGCTTTAAGGGAGAGAATGGCAAGATTGGCTAGTGCAAGTAGATATGGTATGCCAAACACTTACTTCAATCCTTTTGGTATGCCAATGCCATCGAatgattcttcaaagaccaagaaaaagtccaagaaagttgaagaagagcagGGTACCCCTAAAAATGAAGAACCAGTTCCAGCACCAATTCCTGTCATACCATTTGCAGACCCATCAAAACTTCcaatgttcaaaaacaaaactgAAGAACCAACCGACACCTCCAATGCCGAATTAACTGCAGGAAATGAAGCTGATATCGAAAGTGAATCAAATTTTGTTGAcgcagaagaagaaacgCAACCGATTAGAGCTCCAGCTAAACatgaggaagaacaagTGTATGTTCATGAATCTAAGATTGATGAATCTGCGACTTCCTTGGGATATGAATCTGAAGGTGACGAAACCACAGTGAAGGCtgaaaaaatagaagagGAGGAACAATTACCAGCAGTTCCAGAAAGAGGTCCTGGAAGATCTGTTAAGAGAACTTCAGTTCATGAAAATGTAGAAGCTCCTGGGAGTCCAAATCAAAAGCTTCCACCACCAGGGCCCCCTATTCCATCAGTGCCTATTTTACCTTCTGCTGCTTCGGCACCTCATGTTCCTCACGTTCCTCATGTACCTTCTGCTCCTACCGTTCCAACTACTAGATCAGGTCCACCAGATTCTAAAGTTCCTCCTCTACCAACAGCCCCTCCTGTGCCTCCTGTGCCTTCAAACGAACCAGCAGCCCCTCCAATTCCTTCTAGATCATCAATTTCTGCTCCATCTGAGAAACCACACGCTCCTGCGCCTCCTATCCCACcagctgctgctccagTGCCACCTTTACCACCAAAGGCTGCGGAACATGTCCCAAACGTTGCAAAGGCACAAGATATTCCATTAGCAGCATCTAAACCCCATGCTCCGGTGCCACCAATTCCACATCATTTTGCacctccaccaccaccaccttcttcttctcaggCTCCCAGACCTAATATTCTAGCCACATCCATGACTGGTGAATCAAACAAATCTTCATCTACCGTTTCATCACCTGCTATACCATCCTCGGCTGTGCCACCACTTCCAAACATGGGGCAACCAATAAGACGTAGCACAACACAAAAATTCGAATCTGGCACGGTTCCAGAATTGGAGTTTTCGAAGCATAGTAGTTGGTGGTTAACGAAAACTGTCCAACCTGATACAGTAACTCCAAGCAAGGCTAAGTACATCTGGGAGTCACAGGATCACATtgttaaaagaagaaacaataaAACGCTTATTGTTAGAGATTTCCAATTCCTATTTGAGGATTACTCTCAAGTCCAAGCTTATGTAGTTTACGACCCAAAGAGACCATTGGAAACAGCAACATTCCACCAAGAATATGTCCCTTCCCCAAGTCATATTAGCGGTAGTGATCTTCTAATAAACACCATATACGAGAGTAGTATCAAATTGATTGGAAAAACTTGTCATTCTTTCATTCCTCAGGTTTTGGGTCCAATAGAAGAACTTGTTCCACCTATTGCCCACAGAACGTATGGTATCACGGTATTTGAGCAATCACATGGTTCTCCAGTTGATCAAGCATCATTGGAAAAACTTGTTCCTGGTTTGATCATCGTTGCAAGGAATGCtgaattttctttccaagatGGATTAACGTATAGCTTGGGTATAGAAGCTCCATTTGTTGGTATTTTGAAATCTGTAGACCCACAGGCGCAATCAGTAGAAGTGATAGAAGAACTTGGTGGTGAATGTAGAACATCAGTCTATCCTTTGAACAACCTAGTCAAAGGGAAATTGAAGGTAGCTACTCCAGTTCACCGCAAAGATATTGGTTGGTAA
- the PEX35 gene encoding Pex35p, which yields MVLCKKQRLSKIEQFLGYEYGNSTAEFDATAACRRLVGVLGVNGVLALIKRVKVLDTKSLVDGLPLVVAIPLLRKITKRDDFVSWILGLGIGLTQLKRQVPHWFVASLSIESLSKLFRCYVDMDCISERRWIILRQIAVSILLPIFYHRNLTKGRLYRILFEKRSPWKDFALLFAVWNLVKVYQNIKKVIFKKKTEKNHNRNSSPLSLDSDAPETRTHYNLMTRMLIQRLEDLNELSGKQSRATLKELVCGFFFSDNFIKYVKWTLWRQIIMLIFNGKHSKCLKPFHKSTIIMLSFMLLSDPQPLDINWPLVKQLVRSTLSEELRRIPQYQKPILFAALNVSYLTKYI from the coding sequence ATGGTGTTGTGTAAGAAACAGCGATTATCAAAAATTGAGCAATTTTTGGGGTACGAATATGGTAATTCTACGGCTGAATTTGATGCGACAGCGGCCTGCCGTAGGTTAGTGGGGGTTCTAGGAGTCAATGGGGTTCTAGCGTTGATTAAACGTGTGAAAGTTCTGGATACAAAATCTTTGGTGGACGGTCTGCCATTGGTAGTAGCTATCCCGCTACTTAGAAAAATTACTAAGAGGGATGATTTTGTCAGTTGGATTTTGGGACTAGGAATAGGATTGACACAGCTAAAGAGGCAAGTACCGCACTGGTTCGTGGCTTCACTTTCCATTGAGTCACTGTCAAAGTTATTTAGGTGTTATGTCGATATGGACTGTATCAGTGAACGCAGATGGATCATTCTACGACAAATAGCTGTTAGTATTTTACTTCCAATTTTTTACCATAGAAATTTAACTAAAGGAAGGCTTTACAGAATTCTATTTGAGAAACGTAGTCCTTGGAAGGactttgctcttctttttgctgTATGGAACCTGGTGAAGGTATAccaaaacatcaagaaggttatatttaagaagaagacggAAAAAAACCATAACCGTAACTCATCCCCTTTATCACTAGACTCAGACGCACCAGAAACACGTACACATTATAACTTAATGACAAGAATGCTAATTCAACGCCTTGAAGACTTGAATGAACTTTCCGGAAAGCAGTCCAGAGCAACTCTCAAAGAACTCGTCTGTGGATTTTTCTTCAGTgacaatttcatcaaatacgTAAAGTGGACCCTCTGGAgacaaataataatgttgATTTTTAACGGTAAACATTCTAAGTGCTTGAAACCATTTCATAAATCTACGATAATAATGCTATCTTTTATGTTACTAAGTGACCCACAACCGCTAGATATCAATTGGCCCCTTGTGAAGCAACTTGTGAGAAGTACATTGAGCGAAGAATTAAGAAGAATACCCCAGTATCAAAAGCCAATTCTCTTCGCGGCCCTAAATGTTTCATACCTAaccaaatatatataa
- the CLC1 gene encoding clathrin light chain CLC1, with amino-acid sequence MADKFPELEDESVQDNFVANDGDDTDFLRREAEILGDEFKTEQDSELLTQEDDSDSKTLGTSVNEADAIAAASYKEQDNSNNSTGEVEEPSVPAGVDDEEEEEFGELESSHVPAPISRGDSEALKNWKERRELEIAERDQAEEKAKAELQEEAAKHMDDFYENYNIKKHQGIEETRKEAEEFLASIHGFASQDLSVWDKALQLINLEDADIVDGRDRSKFKEILQRLKGNNSAPGAAGKAE; translated from the coding sequence ATGGCTGATAAATTTCCGGAGTTAGAAGACGAATCGGTTCAAGATAACTTTGTTGCCAATGACGGCGACGACACCGACTTCTTGAGAAGAGAAGCTGAAATCCTCGGTGACGAATTCAAGACAGAGCAGGATTCGGAGCTTTTGACTCAGGAAGATGATTCCGATTCTAAGACTTTAGGTACTTCTGTGAACGAAGCAGATGctattgctgctgcttcatACAAGGAACAAGATAACTCTAACAACTCTACAGGAGAAGTGGAGGAGCCTTCAGTACCAGCTGGTgtagatgatgaagaagaagaagaatttggAGAGCTTGAGTCTAGCCATGTGCCTGCACCAATTAGTAGAGGAGATTCCGAGGCTTTGAAGAACTGGAAGGAGAGACGTGAACTTGAAATTGCTGAAAGAGACCAGGCGGAAGAGAAGGCAAAGGCTGAGTTGCAGGAGGAAGCAGCTAAACATATGGATGACTTCTACGAAAATTATAACATTAAAAAGCACCAAGGTATTGAAGAGACCCGTAAGGAAGCAGAAGAGTTTTTGGCTTCTATTCATGGGTTTGCTTCTCAAGATCTCAGTGTTTGGGACAAGGCTCTTCAGTTAATTAACTTAGAAGACGCTGATATTGTTGATGGCAGGGACAGATCCAagtttaaagaaattcTACAGAGATTGAAGGGTAACAATTCTGCCCCAGGAGCTGCTGGAAAGGCTGAATAA
- the TRS65 gene encoding Trs65p codes for MPELVLPLGPYSIEKDSIKLSNDVNRSFIIFGEELPLFITSSTPLVDRLQSLRVDLKEASLVIDETTNEFIKHNDNVWEVNPSFIKNSVFNSDYLLSNNGQQGRIKFTLKYKKNHTNSNSSIKSYEEDTDGFLPSFKPLNDHDITSSAYLEKQEQPDYNTIVVEYPMFSLMNMRLRNVSIRSNRNSNTPQVISSLDLQLVRKFGDLFPGETHVVVEDLSYKLCDGNFEFEIKPLEEMIQFPLQVKRQDAYTINYNLQDSSRQVKVTIVYTVGSHYRIHTSWKTEVCLGRSASSKSVVSSNASTPTFIQPPKVQLPRVLTQAHFTFLQPKIKAKKGHPFTLSLQIENTTARTLNLVVYHKPKTPLAQTVVLISNDLKLPLLFPGTTFKCDLELIAISTGYHHHMKGLKILDLDALETIDLGVSLSLLIE; via the coding sequence ATGCCAGAACTAGTACTTCCACTAGGGCCGTATTCAATTGAAAAGGATAGTATAAAACTGAGTAATGATGTCAATCGGTCTTTTATCATATTCGGGGAAGAGCTTCCATTGTTTATAACATCGTCCACCCCTTTGGTCGATCGTCTACAGTCATTGAGAGTGGACTTAAAAGAAGCTAGTCTAGTCATAGATGAAACCACTAATGAATTTATTAAACACAATGATAATGTATGGGAAGTAAACCCCTCTTTTATCAAGAATTCTGTTTTCAATTCTGATTATCTTTTAAGTAATAATGGACAACAAGGACGAATCAAGTTCACATTGAAGTATAAGAAAAACCACACTAATAGCAACAGCTCTATAAAGTCATATGAGGAGGATACAGATGGGTTCTTACCATCTTTCAAACCATTGAATGATCATGATATAACATCATCTGCATACCTTGAGAAACAGGAACAACCCGACTACAATACCATTGTAGTAGAATATCCAATGTTTTCTCTAATGAATATGCGACTGAGGAACGTTTCAATAAGAAGTAACAGGAACTCCAATACTCCACAGGTCATATCATCATTGGACTTGCAATTGGTACGGAAGTTCGGCGACCTCTTCCCTGGTGAAACGCACGTAGTTGTCGAAGATCTTTCATACAAGCTTTGTGATGGTAATTTTGAATTCGAGATTAAGCCCTTGGAGGAAATGATTCAGTTTCCACTCCAAGTAAAACGTCAGGACGCATATACCATAAACTACAATCTTCAGGACAGCTCACGTCAAGTCAAAGTTACAATAGTCTACACAGTCGGAAGTCATTATCGAATTCACACAAGCTGGAAAACAGAAGTATGCCTGGGAAGGTCTGCCTCATCAAAATCAGTAGTAAGCTCAAATGCAAGCACTCCCACATTTATCCAACCACCAAAGGTGCAATTACCTCGTGTTCTAACCCAAGCGCACTTCACATTTCTTCAACCGAAAATTAAAGCCAAGAAGGGCCATCCTTTCACCCTTTCACTTCAGATAGAAAACACAACAGCTAGGACCCTAAATCTTGTAGTTTACcacaaaccaaaaacacCATTAGCACAAACCGTTGTATTAATATCCAATGACCTAAAGTTACCGCTGTTATTCCCAGGCACCACTTTCAAGTGCGACCTTGAGCTAATTGCCATATCTACAggttatcatcatcacatGAAGGGTCTAAAAATACTAGATCTCGACGCATTAGAAACAATCGATCTAGGTGTATCACTATCCCTCCTTATCGAATGA
- the HST1 gene encoding histone deacetylase HST1 — protein sequence MVFSPMTGFYETLQKRPLEEDVVEEGTRVESSVGKKLKGEDGVDGGVSDSVSSKGSVESADDENSLSQKDILEQTKADELDEVVDDYAEEAVASSSGSAMDQGAGKGSGTGSDRADTVGDVTASETGRTTTSAGTEFKVNDAKSPSNENGNGNNTADDVEQSSNAEKEYLPVKPENPIHLEKDPVSGKYIFPAITKEDSLNARSYLKHFGSTSFLNDYLPEDLNSLYVYHMIKLLGFQIKDKDLMSAIQEVAQTPDSFANGDANGNSANSYPSPGFEDPLEKKHAVRLIKDLQKAMNKVLSTRIRLTNFHTIDDFVAKLKTAKKIIVLTGAGISTSLGIPDFRSSEGFYSKLGDLGLSDPQDVFSLEVFSEDPSVFYNIAHMVLPPENMYSPLHSFIRMIQDKHKLLRNYTQNIDNLESYAGVEPEKMVQCHGSFATASCVTCHWKVPGERIFPNIRNLQLPICPYCYSKRVEFFKTKPDDDVAGGAEEESDYQARSVPKSFGVLKPDITFFGEALPSKFHRLIREDVLQCDLLICIGTSLKVAPVSEIVNMIPASVPQVLINKDPVKHAEFDLSLLGLCDDVAALVAQKCGWDIPHHKWNDLKSKEFVADEVERGIYNVYPKQTATEEAASAKNLPLQQSTAALTPPASTFDKSPTLSVSNNK from the coding sequence ATGGTTTTTAGTCCGATGACAGGATTTTACGAGACGCTTCAGAAAAGACCGTTGGAGGAGGATGTTGTCGAGGAAGGGACGCGTGTCGAGAGTAGCGTGggaaagaagttgaagggGGAAGATGGCGTGGATGGTGGGGTTTCTGATTCTGTTTCTAGCAAAGGGAGTGTTGAGAGTGCGGATGATGAGAATTCGTTATCACAAAAAGATATTTTAGAGCAGACCAAGGCCGATGAGTTGGATGAGGTGGTGGATGACTATGCGGAGGAAGCGGTAGCTTCAAGCTCAGGTTCAGCTATGGATCAAGGAGCAGGAAAGGGAAGTGGGACTGGGTCTGATAGAGCAGACACAGTTGGGGATGTAACTGCGTCTGAAACTGGAAGAACGACTACGAGTGCAGGCACAGAATTTAAGGTCAACGATGCTAAAAGCCCTTCGAATGAGAATGGGAATGGTAATAACACGGCTGATGATGTGGAACAGTCTTCTAATGCGGAAAAGGAATACTTACCTGTGAAACCGGAGAATCCAATCCATCTCGAGAAGGATCCAGTTTCTGGAAAGTACATCTTCCCAGCGATCACGAAGGAGGATTCTTTGAATGCGCGCTCTTACTTGAAGCACTTTGGCTCCACATCTTTCTTGAACGATTATTTGCCTGAAGATTTGAACTCTCTATACGTATACCATATGATCAAGTTGTTAGGGTTTCAAATAAAGGACAAGGACTTAATGTCTGCTATCCAGGAAGTGGCGCAGACCCCCGACTCTTTTGCCAATGGAGACGCTAATGGCAACAGTGCCAATAGTTATCCTAGTCCCGGGTTCGAAGATcctttggaaaagaaacacgCGGTTCGGTTGATTAAAGATTTGCAAAAAGCCATGAATAAAGTTCTCTCCACGAGAATCAGATTAACTAACTTTCATACGATCGACGATTTCGTAGCGAAGTTGAAGACGGCCAAGAAAATCATTGTCCTTACTGGTGCAGGTATTTCTACGTCTTTGGGGATTCCTGATTTCAGATCTTCTGAAGGTTTTTATTCGAAATTAGGGGACTTGGGTTTGAGTGACCCACAAGATGTGTTTAGTCTTGAGGTTTTCTCCGAGGATCCATCCGTGTTTTACAATATTGCGCACATGGTGCTACCTCCTGAAAACATGTATTCACCTTTGCATAGTTTTATTAGAATGATACAGGATAAGCATAAACTTTTAAGAAACTACACGCAAAATATCGACAATTTGGAATCCTACGCCGGTGTAGAGCCAGAGAAAATGGTGCAATGTCACGGCTCTTTTGCGACTGCTTCTTGTGTTACATGTCACTGGAAAGTTCCTGGTGAAAGAATTTTCCCTAACATTAGGAATTTACAGCTACCTATTTGTCCATACTGTTACAGTAAGAGagttgaattcttcaagacAAAACCTGATGACGATGTGGCTGGAGGAGCTGAGGAAGAATCAGATTATCAGGCAAGATCCGTGCCCAAATCCTTTGGTGTCTTGAAACCAGATATTACCTTTTTCGGTGAAGCTTTGCCTTCGAAATTCCATAGATTAATCAGAGAAGACGTTCTGCAATGCGATCTATTAATTTGTATTGGTACTTCTTTAAAAGTTGCTCCCGTCTCAGAAATTGTCAATATGATCCCTGCAAGCGTACCGCAGGTGCTAATCAACAAAGATCCAGTCAAACATGCTGAATTTGATCTCTCACTTTTAGGATTGTGTGATGATGTCGCTGCTTTAGTTGCGCAAAAATGCGGATGGGATATACCACATCATAAGTGGAATGACTTGAAATCTAAGGAATTTGTCGCAGATGAAGTCGAAAGAGGGATATATAATGTGTATCCAAAGCAAACTGCTACTGAAGAAGCTGCTAGTGCAAAAAATCTCCCTCTACAACAATCTACTGCTGCATTAACACCCCCTGCGTCTACTTTTGATAAATCCCCTActctttctgtttcaaacaacaaataG
- the RTG1 gene encoding Rtg1p gives MADDDGSKRGNINELIQELLTIIPEPFFQEYYRKNSDPKVKEEHLSRSKGASANANKPTKGQILTQAVEYVNSLQEQVDLKNREEVELILKIKELSKETGSIVNDLNLDNTSAEIALARIGVGPLAGMYEKETISNHARPSSNEDAAAAAAAAAAAAHPGSSNEPSELAQPVRKEPPIYKFDYGGYREYNNEP, from the coding sequence ATGGCCGATGACGACGGGTCCAAAAGGGGCAATATCAATGAATTGATTCAGGAACTTTTGACGATTATCCCGGAACCGTTTTTCCAAGAGTACTACAGGAAGAACAGCGACCCCAAGGTAAAAGAAGAGCACCTGTCCAGATCTAAGGGAGCCAGCGCAAATGCAAACAAGCCCACAAAAGGCCAAATTCTCACACAGGCGGTGGAATACGTCAATTCCTTGCAGGAACAAGTGGATTTGAAAAACAGGGAAGAAGTGGAGCTTATCCTCAAAATAAAGGAACTCAGCAAGGAGACCGGTTCCATTGTGAACGACTTGAATTTAGACAATACGAGTGCCGAAATAGCCCTAGCACGGATCGGTGTCGGCCCGCTCGCCGGCATGTACGAGAAGGAGACCATTTCGAACCACGCAAGACCTTCAAGCAACGAGGacgcagcagcagcagcagctgctgctgctgctgctgcccATCCTGGCTCCTCCAACGAGCCCAGCGAGCTGGCACAGCCGGTGCGCAAAGAGCCTCCAATTTACAAGTTCGACTACGGTGGATACAGAGAGTACAACAACGAGCCATAG